The following nucleotide sequence is from Ptychodera flava strain L36383 unplaced genomic scaffold, AS_Pfla_20210202 Scaffold_33__1_contigs__length_2856901_pilon, whole genome shotgun sequence.
GTACGTTGAaaggataaattgaaatttcatttagtcctcctagaacatgaaagtgtgtttgaagtttaatttagtgCCCGGAGAATatgaaagtatgtatgtataaatgttgcTTGTTAGATAGGGACGCACCATTTAGAGTCGGACGGCTGAGCCGTTTCCGGTCGTCCGCTTTGTCTCTCCTCCCTCCCCCATGGGGAACggtgtttggaatttttttcctcATTCGTTCATTCTTTTTCTATATGTAACTGAAAATCTAGCACTTTGAATTGGCAATTTTCGCTGATCATTCTTTGTTATAAAAAGAGTTAACCGTATTTTAAAACCAGTGTTGCAATGGCTAAACATGCGGAGCAATGTCGTCATACAGTTCTCTTTGGGAGTTTGAAATCCAACATCGTATTTTTCAAGTGATAACAGCTAGTTTGCAATGCTGATCAAAATGTTCTACCCAAAAGTACAACCATTGTGGGTAAGTTAGAGTTCGTTTCGTCACCAGGCGATATCGAAGATGTGTTCAGCcacggtggagggaccgtggttcagcTCAAAACATGGCCACGTAACGGTGAGCTACCAAAAGAACCATGCTTTTGTACAGCTTCCTTCGGTAACTGGTGGAGCCACGTGCCCTTCTTTTACTTCTGAAATTATCGATGTGTCCGTCTTTTCGTCGGAAACACCAagttcgaaatcctggagttcggAGTCGCTGAATTCCGGTTCAAAGTTATAGGTTGAAGGCAAAGTGTATCTATGGGGCAGTAGCTGAATAGAGACGTACGGTAGACCAGACCCCCTAGCGATACCCCCTAACTTCCTCaaccaaacacgaaaactttacgtcatcaaaAGTTAAGCCTCTCTGAGGAATTCCGATAGGTGGCGCTTCCATATCGCGAAAATGGCGTCATACACATcagttaataaaacattaaattctAGGATAATAAACAgcacatttttcatcttttcatcataaatgctacaaaaataatcttcttcaacttttaaaggcagGTTGTTATTTTGGGTGGACTATTCctttaagtttcatagcaatcagacgagcgagttcagagaacaagattttttgactaaaacagaaaaataccctaaaaatacaaacatgcaaatttcatcccaaattttgcacacataatttagaatacctaaagaaatctgcataccaagtttcaaccaaatctgaccaatgcttactgagttagttttagccatttgcaggatttttccttttttccccctcatttgcatatttttggcactgacatgttcatttgaacaaattcacatctccacccctaggtgcacctgtacaccaaatactaagacagtaggtgctacggtttaggagtttttgatatggacggactaacagacatacatacatactgacatacatacacacagacgccattttgccaccttatacgaatacctcccatttgcatatatacataggcatatatgggagcgtaaaaatccTGGACGAGACACTGTATATGCTCTTCTTAAAGGGCTAGAACATTCTAATTTGTCACTGAAAAAAACCCAACTCTGTCGAATTCTTATCTACGACTTTGCAGACAATGGCTTTTAATATAAATTCTACCTATTCAAAGGCACTGATAATGTGTGTAAATTtctaaatacaaattttttgaacacattgtgTTTACTTTTTTCATGAGTACTCATGTGATATGAGAGACTTCAACCATGTGCACAAATTGAACAGAAACTTTGTGGACAAACGTCTTTACATTTTAAGTCCTGCTGTGAACCTTTAAGTTTCCATTCACAGTAAAACTCTTCCCGGacattttgcagacaaatggcttttcatttgtatgtgtcctgatgtgaacttTCAGATTTCCACTCTGTGCAAAACCCTTACCACAGACTTTGCAGAcgaatggcttttcctttgtatgtgtcctgatgtgactCTTTAGATGTCCATTCCTTGAAAAAGCcctcccacacactttgcagacaaatggcttttcatttgtatgtgtcctgatgtgaacttTCAGATTTCCACTCTGTGGAAAacccttaccacacactttgcagacaaatggcttttcatttgtatgtgtcctgatgtgaacttTCAGATTTCCACTCTGTGCAAAACCCTTACCACagactttgcagacaaatggcttttcatttgtatgtgttctgatgtgaacttttagatctCCACTCGTtgcaaaacccttcccacacactttgcagacatatggcttttcatttgtatgtgtcctcatgtgaactttcatATTTCCACTCATTGCAAAAtgcttcccacacactttgcagacgaatggcttttcctttgtatgtgtcctgatgtgacgTTTTAGATTTCCACTCCATGCGAAACCCTTcccacatactttgcagacaaatggcttttcctttgtatgtgtcctgatgtgataTGTGAGAGTTCCACGCCAtgcaaaacccttcccacacacgTTGCAGACATATGGCTGTTCACTTTTATGTGTCCTGACATGGATTTTGTGAGAGTAACTGCTTTTAAAGCctttaccacacactttgcagacaatcTGTTGTTCATAAATATGAATCTGTGTGAGGTATTTCATGTCTTCTTTCTTTG
It contains:
- the LOC139127609 gene encoding gastrula zinc finger protein XlCGF57.1-like produces the protein MVRKGHFCEECCKSFTKKEDMKYLTQIHIYEQQIVCKVCGKGFKSSYSHKIHVRTHKSEQPYVCNVCGKGFAWRGTLTYHIRTHTKEKPFVCKVCGKGFAWSGNLKRHIRTHTKEKPFVCKVCGKHFAMSGNMKVHMRTHTNEKPYVCKVCGKGFATSGDLKVHIRTHTNEKPFVCKVCGKGFAQSGNLKVHIRTHTNEKPFVCKVCGKGFPQSGNLKVHIRTHTNEKPFVCKVCGRAFSRNGHLKSHIRTHTKEKPFVCKVCGKGFAQSGNLKVHIRTHTNEKPFVCKMSGKSFTVNGNLKVHSRT